One Desulfomicrobium apsheronum genomic window carries:
- a CDS encoding RepB family protein: MTGATRQARLRERRKDLHRLDLWISPESAEMLKALCRRYGMTQGPMIEKLVREKAAKEGDISES, translated from the coding sequence ATGACAGGCGCAACACGACAAGCAAGGCTTCGAGAGAGACGGAAGGATCTTCATCGGCTGGATCTGTGGATCAGCCCCGAATCGGCGGAAATGCTCAAGGCCCTTTGCAGGCGTTACGGCATGACGCAAGGGCCTATGATTGAGAAGCTGGTACGCGAGAAGGCCGCGAAGGAAGGCGATATTTCCGAGTCCTGA